The nucleotide sequence AAAGTTTAATAAAGAAATTCGGACTATtaaaacttgtgatcttaaataTATACCGTAACATTTGTGTTCTAAAAGCTTTTGTAACTTGTGGTATTAAACAAGTTATAACATATAATATAGGAATGTGCCAATTTTTTAAAACGGACTAATAAAAAAACAGAGGGAATAGTTTATCCCCTTTTGGGATATATCTAAGGCGAAAGGGTACAGTAAAACTGATCTGTTGGATTTGCTTTTTCTAACTTTTTTTCTCGTAGGAGTATCGTTTTTCTAAAGTGTAGTAGTTCAAGAAGAATAAACCGATCGAACTCAAATAGAAGTGACTATTGTTCAGTTTATGTCAACGGCCCATGGTTGGAAATCTACTCAGAAGAGGAGCCgcaaaaaataggttcattaccTTATAAGGTCTCCCTCTCTTCCAACTTATACGTATAATTTACTTTGATCTGCATTAGTTTAAGAAAGCAAGaaagatttttaaaatatatGGTTGTGTAGCTATAAAATCAGAAGTTTAAAGTTATTTTGCTTTTAAATATAAAACACGTCATTCTTTTTTGAGTCAAGTATTTGAAAAGGTAGTACCACATTACAAATTGGAACGAAAGAACTATCAcgattgttaaaatatttttatgataaATAAGCAAATTAAAGGATGACTCCAGAGTTTCTCATTTAGGCGAAAATCCTTGGGAAAGACAAGTTTCAATAACGTTTCAATTTGAATCGGTAATCTAGCAAAATCTTGGTCCACTTCGTCATTTAGCAACAAAATTTTCTCCCATATGATTTCGCTTAGAGGTGATGcgaaattaataattaattttgaaatttataagtttgtaattttaatttttttaaatattagattttaaattaataattaaagtTATTTAAATTCGACCAAACTCGTAAGTTATACTGTAGCTCCATGACCCCACTGACCTGTTGAGTCAACAATGAAGGGGATGAGTGATCTTCATATATGGACTTGGGCAATCCTCACATCTTAAGGTAGCTTTCGTGGTTGAGTTAGGTCCAAGGTCCatttatcatggtatcagagtaggACCCATCTCGATTTTCTGATGTTGCGCCCCCATAATTGTCCACGCTCCAGATATCCAGTCCTGGACGTGAGAGGGGGTGTTGAGTCTCACATCGACAATGAAGGGGATGAATGGTCTCCGTATATGAACTTGAGCAATCCTCACCTCTTGAGCTAACTTTTGGGGTTGAATTATGTTCAAGGTCCGATTAATCACCTTAATTGCCAAAAAGTATTTGCCCATGCCAATAGTTGCATGTGCGTGCTTTAGGTGTGCAAGCAAATGAAAGTTGGGGAGCTTGAAGTCACAACACAAAAGTCAAAGTAGTGTAGTGCAAGAAAGTGAAAGTTAAGGGGGTGAAGAACTAGTCACACGAAAGTCAAAATAGCATACTGTACTCTGAGCATAGAGAAGAATTTCATTTCATTGACAATATAATATCTCTACACATTTAACTTAATctggttgactctaattccagATAATAAACTTATACATGCATACaaacatacatatatatagatatatactTACCGGATATTTCACTGGGCCCCATCATTTATATGGCTTTGAAAAAAGGattcttctttatttattatttttttatattattgtaCTTATCTTCTGACGTTCCATAAAACATCATATCGCACCATATCATCTAGctcattcttctttcaaatctTTTAGTTTTatgtcttttcttttctattattcTTCAACTTTATGTCTGTTCAGATAACCAACTTTTATatatagagagatagagagagatttGCAGTTATTAACCTGATTTACTTAGACGTGGTTTAAACCATTTATTGATAGGACTGTACAGAATATATTAACCACCGCTTGCCGAGATTGTGGAGAAAAGCAAGGTGCTGTTAGGTCGCACCCATAAAATATGACAAACTAAGGAAATACATagaatagaatttttttttttatataaaaaaaaaaaaaaaaagacaatagaTTCAATTGCTTCCTACTGAAGAAAATTATGAATCTTCTGCTAAATCAAGCCCAAACTTTAGTCCAGTATTCAATATTCAAAAAAGCAAATAATACTAATAATTGTTAGTTATAACAACTTTTCGTACCTTCCATATATCAGAAGACTTCAACGAAACATGATTCAAGTCCGTAGAAGTTCAAGGATATATAGCTTTTACTATTATTATGTAGAAATTATTTTTCTGCAAAACAGAATTGTTATTAAAAAAAGTGACTGAATCCGCTGAACAAACCTATACATTCAAGCGGGATCAACTAGTGCAGTGGGTCTCATTCCCTATTTAGCGTTACCAATTTCTTTTTCACTTGTCCAAAATGTTGTTACTTTATTTGGTCCTCCCgtgtttttcattttctttttctttttcttttttgtttcaagGACGGAATATTGAGGTGAATATTTTAAAGGACCCCAACATACAAAAATTATAAGAGTACAATTATCTAAATGTGTaacataataattttttattttgaacttCCTTCAAACATTATTTTATGTCAATTTTGCAATTTTTTCTTTGAAACGTTTCATATATTTTAAACTGATTTACTTGTCTCCTCCACTTAATTCCTCCTCCTCGTTATCCGTCTGCACTTATTCTTCTATTCTTATTCTAATTTAGCATCTTTTCatacttttaaaaaatttaatatgaaTTATCAATTTAATTTAGTGTGTAGATCCcttatgttattttttgttaacaattagcacaagctaaattaaaaataattaaataaatagagATTAGTATTTTAGTATGGATCAAATTGATATTTGTTACAGAAAATTTTTGTAAGAATTTCTTAAGTATAATAAATTGAAGTTGTAAATGTAGATTGATTTGTTGTTAAAATTTACgtaaatttaatttttcttaaaaaaaattgcGGCTtcgaaataaaataaagagtggCGGGCaaagaataaaattaaaattttgttagAACCAAAATAAAGAGCCCAAGATAAACCTTATTTGTTTGTTAACTCAGTGACGCTTCTATTACTGAGACTTCAGTATATGTCTGAACCGCTTACACTGATTTTAGTTTGCAAATCGTGGCATTACTATAATGACTTTGAGTACTTTGACCTTTTACATATGTGACTAGCTCTTCTAGTAATGACCATAATATTATGAAGCAGTGTTAATAACTACTTATCTACTGTCATTTCTCGATCATTTATCAGAAAATGACATTTGAATGCCTAAGCCAAAATCTAAATGAAATAATTCAAGTGGAGGAAACTGTTTTCATGGTTGACCCCTTTTGACAAAATCAGAAACCTATAGTAAAGATGGGTCATGCCCAAAATTTTCAGTTATCATTTTTTTTGCAATTGGCCTGCCTTTTCATCTAGAAGAAAATAATCGCACCTTGTCTGTTCTTTTCTTCTATATTCCACACGAGAAAAAGACAGCATTGCCTTTCACATAGTAGGATTTATCATTAAGTTTTATAGGTATGCATTATTCTTTGGTGCCCTGCCCCTTGGAATACATAGGATGCTCTTCTCCTCAGAATTTCCTGTGTAAATATAGTAGAACAAATTATTTTAGATAGTATATTTAAATCTCAAGTGTAGCGTTCTTGATATTTTCTTGGATTCTCTTGGTAAAATTCTGTCACTCTTACACTCAATAAAGTAACAGAAAATATGAACTTTAGCTAatgagaagaagagaagaagagggaagaaagaagagagaattAGGAGAGAAAATTTAGATAGATTTCATTCATAGCTAATCATTGGAATACAAGGAATATAAATAACGACTACTCTGCCATTTATGTTGCCTAGGGATCCGTAATTACTGCCAACTGGCGGTGTATGACAGCAATTATGTACTACTCACTAATAGAACTAAAAGGACTGGAATTTAAATTACATAGGACTAAATTGCTATAATTAAAACTATGGGACTAATGTGACAACTATTACTAACTATATTAACTACCACAAATGTAACAAACCATGCCCCTTATagaaccttgtcctcaaggttcgAAATTTAGAAACTGGGATTTGATGAAGCCATAAtcttcccaagtagcctcttccgGAAGTAAGTTGGACCATTGTATCAAAACTTGTGTCACTGCTTTTTTCCCTCTCTGGATCATTCTTCTTCCTAACACAGCAACTGGTTCAGTCATAGGAGCTCCATCAGGTAAGCACACAGAAGGATCAACACATGCAACTATATTAGTGCCTATCTTCTTCTTGAGCTGTGAAACATGAAAAACTGGATAAATTTTTGCTGATTGAGGAAATTGTAACTCATAAGCAGCATTTCTAATCCTTTTGAGGACTTGATAAGGACCATAGAACTTAGAGGAATGTTTAAAGCTTTTCCGGATAGCAACGGAGGACTGCCTATAAGGTTGTAGCTTAAGATAGACCCAATCCCTTACTGAAAATTCTCGATCAGTCATGTGCTTATCTACCTGTTGTTTCATCCTATTCTAAGCTTTTCTAAGGCTTTCCTGCAGTACCTTAGCCATCACTTGCATTTCCTTTAACCATTGATCTACAGAACCTATTTTACCTTGAGCCACTAATTCAAATGTCAGCTGAGGAGGTTCATAACCATAGATAACCTGGAATGGAGTCATTTGTAATGCAGAATGGAATGAGGTGTTGTACTAGAATTTAGCTAGGGAAAGCCACTAATTCCATGCCTTTGGTTTATGATTTGTCATGCATCTGAGATATGTTTCTAAGCATTTGTTTAACCTTTCTGATTGACCATCTGTCTGAGGATGGTAAGCTGAACTCATGTGTAACTCAACCTTCAATAACTTGAAGAGTTCCCTCCAAAAAAGGCTGGTGAACACTTTATCTCTATCAGATACTATGCTTTGAGGAACGTCATGTAACTTATACATTTGGCCTAGAAAAGCCTTTACAACTTGAGCTATATTGAAAGGATGAAAGAGTGGAATAAAATGTGCATACTTACTGAACCTGTCAATCACCACTAGGATAGTGTCTTTCCtttttgattttggaagtccTTCAATAAAATCCATAGAAATGTGCTTCCAAGGATGTTCTGGAATGGGCAAGGGTTGCAGCAATCCCGGGGGTGCAAtgttttcagttttgtttctttgGCAAACATCACATTCTTGGATGACCTTCTGAATGTATGATTGCATAGATGGCCAATAGAAAAGTAACCTCAACCTTTTGTAAGTGGCTAACACTCCAGAATGACCTCCTAGTGCTGAGGAGTGCATGGTCTTAACCAACTGCTACCTTATATTCCCATGACTTCCTATCCATAGCTTGCCCAAATGCCTAAGTAGTCCATTCACCACTTGGTTTGTAGAACTTCCATTTGGATTGTGAGTAAGGTCATAAATGAGTTGAGTTGCTTCCTCATCTCCATGATAGCTTTTCAACACTTCTTGATCCCAAGTTGGTCTGATGCTGGAGATAGCATTACAATGTCCTGGGATTTTCCTTGATAAGGCATCAGTTGTTGAATTCTCACTCCCTTTCCTATAATGAATATCAAAGTTTAGCCCCGGTAACTTAGTTAACCCTTTATGATGTAGCACAGTAGAAATCCTCTGATCCTTAAGGAATTTGAGGCTGAAATGGTTAGTCTTGACTATAAAAACATTCTGCCGCAAGTAATGCCTACACTTGTCCACAACTAGTATTAAGGCCAGTAATTCCTTCTCATAAGTTGATAGTCCTTGATGTTTAGGACTAAGAGCCTCACTCAAATAAGCTATGGGATGATGCTCTTGCATGAGTATGGCTCCAATACCTGAGCCGCTAGCATCAACTTCTATAGAGAAGGGCTTAGAGAAATCAGGTAAGGCTAATACATGAGCCTTAACCATTGCTTCTTTAAGCTTTTCAAATGTCGTTGTAGCTTCTTCAGTCCATGTAAAGTTCCCTTTCTTTAGTAGTGAAGTCAATGATTTACTAATGACTCCATAACCCAATATAAATCTTTTGTAGTATCCAATGAGTCCAAGGAACCCTCTTAATTCCTTAATGCTTGTTGGAGTAGGCCATTGCAACATTGTCTGAATCTTAGCAGGGTCGGTTTGTACATCATTTCCTGAAATAATGTAGCCAAGGTAGTCCACCTGGGATTGAGCAAATGAGCATTTTGATCTCTTAGCATACAGTTGGTTTTGTCTCAACAATTGAAGCACCTATTCCAAATGCCTCAAGTGACTACTCAAGTTTGGATTGGAGACTAAGATATCGTCAAAAAACA is from Nicotiana tabacum cultivar K326 chromosome 18, ASM71507v2, whole genome shotgun sequence and encodes:
- the LOC142172731 gene encoding uncharacterized protein LOC142172731 gives rise to the protein MTDREFSVRDWVYLKLQPYRQSSVAIRKSFKHSSKFYGPYQVLKRIRNAAYELQFPQSAKIYPVFHVSQLKKKIGTNIVACVDPSVCLPDGAPMTEPVAVLGRRMIQRGKKAVTQVLIQWSNLLPEEATWEDYGFIKSQFLNFEP